The Gloeobacter violaceus PCC 7421 DNA window TATCTTGCTCTGTGATCGTGGAATTTTTGTGATCGAAGGCAAGAACTACACAGGCACGATCCGAGGCGATACCAATAGCTCCTGGCAAACACACACCGGCAGCCCGATTAAATCTAGCCGCGGCGAAAACCCATTGCAGCAATGTGATAAGCAGGTCATGGCACTCAAAAATTTCTTCGCGGAGTATGCAGTATTCGTAAACGGTGCTGTAGTCTTCCCTAGCCGTGCCAGCTTTGCCCTGGACCATGTCCAGATCAACACTTTTCCCTACAGCACCGCCGTACCGGTTTTCAATGAAAGTGCGCTCGTCGATGCCATCAACAAGCACCGCCCACCCATTGGGAAGTCCGTGCCGCCGCAGACGGTGTTGCGGCAGATGGCCGATCGCATTATGAAAGTTTGAGTGATTGCGCCAAACTGAACAATCCAAGCAGCGTCTCAACAGTAGGACTTGCGACAGAACTGCCGGTATCCTATAACGCAGGTGTCTTCCCCCCAGGTTTACCGGCATGCACAACCCCATTGGAATGTATCAAATCGGTCTTGCACTAGCGGCAACGCTTGCCCTCCCGGCTGCGATAGCGGCCCAGATAGCACCAGCAAGAGCGTCCTGGCTTGACCAACCGCTCACCAATTGGAACAAGCCGGAGGGATCCGTCCCCAGAGCGCCGAAGCCCGAGGGCGACTCCCCCACCGTCGGCCGCTGCGCAGAGCAGGTGCGCGTACCGGCAAGCGCGGAGGATCGGGCGGTGGTGGGAGCCGGTTGGAAGCTGTTTGGTCCGTTGCAAATTTTCTCGGGCACATCGCTTTCGACGGCTGCCGCGAGCGTCGACGGCATGTGCCGGCCCATGCAGTACCAGGCGTTCGTGTTCGTGGGCGGCCAATTTGCCGGCACCCTCTCGCCAGTACCGATGAATTCGCGGACCGACGGTGCGTCGCAGAGCATCTATCTCACCAACCCAGCCTTTTTGAATGTCTCCTTTTCGCGCTACGCCGAGCAGGACGCGCTGTGCTGCCCATCGAGGACCAGCCTGGTGGGCTACAAAATCGAGCGCCGGGGCAAGCAGTCGCTCCTGGTGCCCGCTAGCGTCTCGACCAACGCCAACAGTGCAGGGCAATCGCCATGACCACAGCCGCCGGAAAAATGACCCTGGAGCAATTTCTCGCCTTCGACGACGGGACGGACACCCGCTACGAACTGGTCGATGGAGAACTCGTCGCCATGCCCCCGGAAACCGACAGCAACAATGTGATCTCCATCTACTTGCTTGCTCAACTGCTCCGGTTTGTTCCCCTGCGGCTTGTGCGCCACAAAGATACGGAAATCGTGGTGACCGGAAGTCGTCCGCGCGTGCGGATACCGGATGTGCTGGTGTTGAGTGAGGAATTGTTTGCAGCCATCGGCGGCGGACGGGCGACGATCACCGCAGAAATGCCGTCTCCGGTACTGGCGATCGAAGTCGTCTCTCCCGGCAAAGCCAGCGAAGATCGGGACTACCGCTACAAGCGCTCGGAGTACGCAGCCAGGGGAATTACCGAATACTGGATAGTCGATCCTGGCCGGGAGCGGGTCACGGTATTGAGTTTGGTGGATGGGCTATACGAAGAGAGAGCCTTCGTCGGCGAGGAGACCATTGCGTTCGATATCCTCCCGCAACTGGCTCTGACAGCACAGCAAATATTCGAAGCCGGGCGGGTATAGCTACAGTCTGGAGCGCACTTCACTGTTGGCGAAACAAATAATTGCAGCGCTTCAAGATGCGCAGCACTTCACCAAGTTCCTGACTGGAGGGGCTTACCAGCGTAAATTTGCGTGAGAGGGCATACCTGGGAACCGGTTGCTTTGTAAGCTTTGCAAACAAGAAATCTTCGCCGTTGCTTATTAATGCAAACGCAACGGGCTCCGGTCCGCTCAACATATAAAACAGCGTCTGCGGTAAAGCGAGGGTAACGTTGAAGCGCGCACTTTTAGACTCGATAATCAGTACCCACAACTTCTTCCAAAGCAGCAGCACGTCGATGCGGCCTTTATACAATACCCCTTCATCTTCAGCTTCGATGGCCAGGGAGGTCTCCACCTCGGTCTCCAAACGAAAGGGATGCCGATAAAAACCAGCCATATCCAGCAGCGGCGAAAGCACGACCATCTTGACGGCATTCTCAGAGATAAAGCGGCTGGCAGTCAATTCCCGATAGTTCAAACGCACGCGCTCCAGCCATATGCTTTCCGGCTCGCTCAGGGACGGAAGTTCATCCTGCCACTCGCGGAAAAATGCTTCCTCTTCCGTCTGCTCCAAGCGGAACTGTTCAAAAAGATCATCAAGACTGAGGTCTTTTGCCTGAATGGTCGAAGCCATCTGCCGGTCGAAGCGCTTCTTAGATAGTAGCGTGGGAGCGTTTTCAAGGAGCGCCAGGAATCTTCTCGACGCGGGCAAAACCGACCAGGTGCATCTCGCCGGGGACGACTTCGAATTTGAGGATGCGCGCAATGATGCCCTGGGTAGCCAGTTGATCGAGATCGACGATTTGATTGAGGCCGCCTAAGAAGACATCGGCCAGTTCGGGCGGAACGGGCACCTCGTTGAGGGTGAAGACGGGATTGACCAACCGCAGGCGCACGCCTTCATCGACGGCCAGGCCCGCGCGAAAGGAGACCAGCAGCGTTTCGGTGCGATTCTCGATTTTGACTACCGACTGTAAGATTACCTGGTTATTGCCCACCAGGGTGATGCGCGGCTGGGTGAAGGTGGCCACCTCGGGCTGGCCGGAACCGCCGATCGAACCGGGTAACTCGACGCGGATCGACGCGAGCGTCTTGAGAATGTCCGGCGAATTGAGCGCCCGGTTAAAGTCGGCCTCGCTCAATTCGACGTTGACCGCCGCCTGCAGCGGCCGGCGCAACTTCGGAACTTTGCCCAGCGAATCGAGGTCGACCGAGATGCCGTCGGTCTCAAGATCGAGGCGGGCGATGCGCAAGTCCGCCGATTTGGCCGTGAGGCCCCGCCCGGCCACCCGCAGGCGATCAACATCCCCCCAGGCGAGCTTGAAGTTGGGGATCGCCTCCAGGCGCACCTCCAGCCGGTCCGCCGTCGTGAGTTGCGAGCGGATGAGATCGCGCACGACCCCATCGACGTAGAAACCGGCTACCCCCGTCAGCGTGGTCAAAAAGGCGAGCACGCTGAGGACGATTTCCACTACGCCATGCCCTGGACAAGCACGCCCGCTGCGGTCTGACGGGGCAGGGCGCTCACCGTATCGAGGGCGGCACAGTAGACGATATCGTCGAGCAGGCCGAGCTTGAGCAGGCGCTGGCCGTGGCTCGCCCTTTCGAGCAATTCGATCAAATCGCCTTCCCAGGTGTCAAACAGTGCCGCCGCCGCCACCGCCTCGTCGTTGGCGGCCCCGCCCAACTGCTCGACGAGTGCCCCGGCGCACACGGTGTCCTCCAGAGAAAAGTTTCCCTGCCAACCGGAGCCCACGACCCAGACGGTTTCAAAAGCCTGGCTGCGGATATAGCGGGCGACAAAGCCGACGTTGACCAGGGCGGCGGTGAGCACCACCGGTGCGTGGCGGATGCGCTCCAGGGTGCGGGTACCGTTGGTGGTGCTCATGAAGATGCGCTTGCCGGCCACCCGCTCGCTGGTGCAGTAGAGCGGCGAGTTGCCGAAGTCGAAACCTTCGACTTGCTTGCCGCCGCGCTCGCCGCCGCGCAGAATGTCTTCGCGGGGATAGCCCGCCGCCGCGGCACCCAGCGCTTCGAGGTCGGCGTAGACCTGTACGGCCGTCGCCCCGTTGGCGAGGGCGGTGGCGATGGTGGAGGTGGCGCGCAGCACGTCGACGGCGACGGCGCAGTCGGGCGTTCCCTCGGGGACCAGTTCAGGTGTGTGGAAAACGGAAACTTGCATAAGCAAATTATCGGGTATCCCCGGCACTGCCGCCGAAGTTGGCGGCCACCCGGCAGCAGATGCGTCCGGCCAGCCACTCGCCCGGATCGACCGCGACGGCGTGGGCGTAGATTCCCCAGTGCAGGTGCGGGCCGCTCGCCCGGCCGGTGCTGCCCACTTTGGCGATCGGTTGGCCCGCCTTGACTGTTTCTCCTTGCCGCACCAGAATGCGCGACAGGTGAATGTAGATGCTCGTTACCCCCTGGCCGTGGTCGAGCACGACGGTGTTGCCGTGCAGGCGAAAACCGCGCTGGGTGGTGCCCACCAGGGCCACGCGGCCCGCGGCCGGGGCGATCACCCCGGCACCG harbors:
- a CDS encoding LppP/LprE family lipoprotein, giving the protein MHNPIGMYQIGLALAATLALPAAIAAQIAPARASWLDQPLTNWNKPEGSVPRAPKPEGDSPTVGRCAEQVRVPASAEDRAVVGAGWKLFGPLQIFSGTSLSTAAASVDGMCRPMQYQAFVFVGGQFAGTLSPVPMNSRTDGASQSIYLTNPAFLNVSFSRYAEQDALCCPSRTSLVGYKIERRGKQSLLVPASVSTNANSAGQSP
- a CDS encoding 2-phosphosulfolactate phosphatase family protein, yielding MQVSVFHTPELVPEGTPDCAVAVDVLRATSTIATALANGATAVQVYADLEALGAAAAGYPREDILRGGERGGKQVEGFDFGNSPLYCTSERVAGKRIFMSTTNGTRTLERIRHAPVVLTAALVNVGFVARYIRSQAFETVWVVGSGWQGNFSLEDTVCAGALVEQLGGAANDEAVAAAALFDTWEGDLIELLERASHGQRLLKLGLLDDIVYCAALDTVSALPRQTAAGVLVQGMA
- a CDS encoding LmeA family phospholipid-binding protein; the encoded protein is MEIVLSVLAFLTTLTGVAGFYVDGVVRDLIRSQLTTADRLEVRLEAIPNFKLAWGDVDRLRVAGRGLTAKSADLRIARLDLETDGISVDLDSLGKVPKLRRPLQAAVNVELSEADFNRALNSPDILKTLASIRVELPGSIGGSGQPEVATFTQPRITLVGNNQVILQSVVKIENRTETLLVSFRAGLAVDEGVRLRLVNPVFTLNEVPVPPELADVFLGGLNQIVDLDQLATQGIIARILKFEVVPGEMHLVGFARVEKIPGAP
- a CDS encoding Uma2 family endonuclease — its product is MTTAAGKMTLEQFLAFDDGTDTRYELVDGELVAMPPETDSNNVISIYLLAQLLRFVPLRLVRHKDTEIVVTGSRPRVRIPDVLVLSEELFAAIGGGRATITAEMPSPVLAIEVVSPGKASEDRDYRYKRSEYAARGITEYWIVDPGRERVTVLSLVDGLYEERAFVGEETIAFDILPQLALTAQQIFEAGRV